From a single Alkalihalophilus pseudofirmus genomic region:
- a CDS encoding small basic family protein — MWLPLIGLLLGVLLGIMTEFRVPAEYSNYLSIAVLAALDTLFGGIRAHLQETFDSNVFVTGFFFNILLAAGLAFLGVHLGVDLYLAAIFAFGVRLFNNIAVIRRMLLSKWQAKRSEGQA; from the coding sequence ATGTGGCTTCCGTTAATAGGATTACTTCTTGGTGTTTTATTAGGTATAATGACCGAATTTAGAGTCCCTGCAGAGTATTCAAACTATTTATCCATCGCCGTTTTGGCTGCTTTAGATACTTTATTTGGCGGGATTCGAGCGCACTTACAGGAGACCTTTGACTCAAATGTATTTGTGACCGGTTTTTTCTTTAATATTTTACTTGCTGCAGGTTTGGCTTTTCTAGGTGTCCATCTTGGTGTAGACTTATACCTAGCAGCGATTTTTGCTTTTGGTGTGCGACTTTTTAATAATATTGCAGTGATCAGGCGTATGTTACTATCTAAGTGGCAGGCTAAACGAAGTGAAGGACAAGCTTAA
- a CDS encoding DUF881 domain-containing protein, which translates to MLERKWIFTIVVFIIGFMLAIQFKTTQEPVVRDTRDIRELRQEIEQERERERYLTNEINKAQELIAQYSSPQNSDQNHLTDVLDQQISDLRVEAGLTEVSGSGVILTIEPFYDERAPHLMRRTPSPERFRYLVNELNVYGATHIAVADERLITTSAFRDVNGITHLNYRRLPPTPLKVKVLTDDPERLANRMIVSESVEYFEIDGFMLTVEQVGDLTLPGYDQTPRVRYMEEVKEG; encoded by the coding sequence TTGTTGGAACGTAAATGGATTTTTACTATTGTGGTTTTTATTATCGGGTTTATGCTCGCAATTCAATTTAAAACAACCCAAGAACCTGTTGTGCGTGATACGCGTGACATAAGAGAATTGCGTCAGGAAATTGAGCAAGAACGTGAGAGAGAAAGGTATTTAACGAACGAAATAAATAAAGCGCAAGAATTAATAGCTCAGTACAGTTCGCCTCAAAATTCCGACCAAAATCATTTAACAGATGTTTTGGATCAGCAGATAAGTGACCTGCGGGTAGAGGCTGGATTAACTGAGGTAAGCGGATCAGGTGTTATCCTTACGATAGAGCCCTTTTATGATGAACGAGCCCCTCATTTAATGAGAAGAACACCATCACCAGAACGTTTTCGATATCTAGTGAACGAGCTGAATGTATATGGTGCCACTCATATTGCAGTAGCAGATGAAAGGCTGATTACAACCTCTGCTTTTAGGGACGTAAATGGAATTACACACCTAAATTATCGCAGGCTTCCTCCTACCCCTCTTAAAGTGAAAGTGTTGACGGATGATCCAGAGAGGCTTGCTAACCGCATGATTGTATCAGAGTCTGTTGAATATTTTGAAATAGATGGTTTCATGTTAACAGTGGAGCAAGTGGGGGACTTAACATTGCCTGGATACGATCAAACACCTCGCGTAAGATATATGGAAGAAGTAAAGGAGGGGTAA